Proteins from a single region of Erythrobacter sp.:
- a CDS encoding DUF1611 domain-containing protein, which produces MIVNPIPAPTSNERAKRLQTRLGAAKRAFTTRNVDLNLAARIVRSGRKPQAGDLILARVTSLGQHRRLENVHGRRGDLYVGDEIIVAYGNRYAPDQFEAYIPEDFGPCHLVAGGGVAARATCRHARIKAPTVITVIGALVRADGCTINLADFAPAAPASARCNRPPLVIAVVGSSMNAGKTTTVAGIVHGLTRAGFRVGAAKLTGTGSGGDVWSMRDAGAALAVDFTDAGHASTFKVGADELGNVALGLLASLADDNADIAVVEIADGLLQNETARLVEMGHNKGWFDGFIFAANDAMGAAFGCRWLADRQITPLAVSGLVSASPLASREVADATGITVATLDQLRDPVESAQLAFSNRTITVAA; this is translated from the coding sequence ATGATTGTTAACCCTATTCCCGCTCCCACCAGTAATGAACGTGCAAAACGGTTGCAGACGCGTCTTGGCGCTGCCAAGCGCGCCTTCACCACTCGTAATGTAGATCTGAATCTGGCGGCGCGCATCGTGCGCAGCGGTCGCAAGCCGCAAGCTGGCGACCTGATCCTTGCCCGGGTCACCAGCCTTGGCCAGCATCGGCGTCTGGAGAACGTCCACGGTCGCCGCGGCGATCTGTATGTCGGTGATGAAATCATCGTGGCTTATGGTAATCGCTATGCCCCCGACCAGTTTGAGGCTTACATTCCCGAAGATTTCGGCCCGTGCCATCTGGTGGCCGGTGGCGGTGTGGCAGCCCGTGCGACATGCCGTCACGCTCGGATCAAGGCGCCCACCGTAATCACTGTCATTGGTGCATTGGTGCGGGCTGACGGCTGCACCATCAACCTGGCAGATTTTGCGCCCGCCGCTCCGGCTTCTGCTCGGTGCAATCGCCCGCCGCTGGTGATCGCAGTTGTTGGTAGCTCTATGAATGCCGGCAAGACCACCACGGTAGCCGGGATCGTCCACGGTCTTACCCGCGCAGGCTTCCGGGTCGGCGCGGCCAAGCTCACCGGCACCGGATCGGGCGGTGACGTTTGGTCGATGCGCGATGCAGGCGCGGCGCTGGCGGTGGATTTCACCGATGCCGGGCACGCCTCGACCTTTAAGGTGGGGGCAGACGAACTTGGTAACGTTGCTCTGGGCCTGCTGGCGAGTTTGGCCGACGATAATGCCGATATCGCTGTCGTGGAAATCGCCGACGGGCTGCTTCAAAATGAAACCGCAAGATTGGTCGAAATGGGCCACAACAAGGGCTGGTTCGACGGCTTCATCTTTGCTGCAAACGATGCGATGGGCGCGGCTTTCGGCTGCCGCTGGCTTGCCGACAGGCAGATCACGCCGCTGGCGGTTTCCGGACTGGTGTCGGCCTCGCCGCTCGCCTCGCGTGAGGTGGCCGATGCGACTGGGATTACCGTGGCCACCCTTGACCAGTTGCGCGATCCGGTCGAGTCCGCGCAGCTGGCCTTCAGCAACCGGACGATTACGGTCGCAGCATGA